Below is a genomic region from Gasterosteus aculeatus chromosome 2, fGasAcu3.hap1.1, whole genome shotgun sequence.
AGTGCAGTTAATGACAATTTGACAGCTGTGAGTTgcatgtctttttttcctttaaactGTCTTTTCATTTTCCAGAGATTTACACCATGGACAAAGACTCCATGTTGACTCACATCCTGCAGTCAGAGGGCCCCGCGTCCCTCCTGGGAGGACAGTCGCCTGTCACTGTGATAAACGGCAGCCAGCACATCTCCCCGCTGACCTCCGGGGGCCCGGAGGCCCGGGGCCCGGACGGAAAAGCAGACAGCGGCCGGCCCTCCCTCGATAGCGCCATCCGCACCGCTTTGTCCGAGGGGACCAGGACCGTGGTGCTGGAGGGCCCCGACGGCTCGGGTAAAACCACGGCCCTGCAGAGGCTGGTGGTGGGCTGGGCCCGGGGGAGGCACCTCCAGAACTTCTCCTTTGTTTTCCACTTCGGGCTCGGTCGGTTGAATTCCCTCGGCGGGGCGCTGTCCCTGGAGGCCTTGATGCTGCGCCACCACGGTCATCTCCTCCCGGGGTCCGTGCCCCAGCTCCTGCAGGATCCCGAGggcgtgttgtttgttttcgaCGATCTGGATCAGTGGCGACACAGCCTGGACCCCTCGGCCCTCCCCCACCTCTGCTCTGACCCCGGAGAGGAGGCCCCCGTGTCCCGCTTGGTGGCCGGTTTGCTCCACGGATCGCTGCTGAGAGGGGCCTCGTTCCTGGTGGCGACCAGGCCGGCCGAGGGTCAGAAGTTCCCGAGCGGCGCCCGGTTGCAGGTTTTGGGGTTTCTGAAGCCGCAGAGAGAAGCCTACATGGAGGGGTTCTTCTCCGCCGACCCGGCCGCCGCCACCACAGCGAGAAGACACATGGAAAGCACTCTGGGCTTCTATGATATCTGCACCTCCCCCAGATTCTGTTGGACCGTTTGCTCCGTTTACAAGTCTCTGATGGACGCTGGAGCGAAGCTCCCCGAGACGCTGACTCAGCTGTACGTGGAAATCCTGGCGCGACTAATCCAGTCGCTCCAGCTGAACGAGGCCCGCAGCAGAGCCCTGGTGTCGGCCCTCGGCAAGATGGCATCCCATTGCCTCCTGCACCAGCATTCGAGTTGCACCAAAGAGGAAATGGATTCTTTCGGTTTTGGTCAGGATCTGGCCTCTGTCGGCGTCTTCCTGCGAGTGGACGGCGACGGACCCGTCTTCTCCTTCCACTCTCAGCCGATGCTGGAGTTCAACTTGGCCACGTCTTTCCTCCTGGACGCCTCGGCGGCGGAGGgcgtggaggagctgctggagaggcaCCGAGGCCGCGCGGACTTCCTGGACGTCTTCCTGACGGGGCTCTCGGAGCCGGCTCAGCGCCGGCCGCTGGAGGCCCCGCTGGGGGAGCTGGACCCCGGTCGGGTCGCCGACTTCGCCCGCTGGTTCAGGAGCAGCTCGGAGGCGACGCTGAAGGGACGGCACAAGGACCAGCACCGCCGACGCTTCCACCTGCTCCTTCAAACTCAAAACGAGAGTCTGGTGAAAGAGGTTGCGGCCGCCTCGGCGCAAACCGGCATCGGCTACGGCGACCCGACCCTCCGAGACTGCGTTGCCCTGAATTACGTCTTCAGCTGCCTTGGCGAGATGGAGTTGTTGAATCTGTACCGGACGAGGGATCTGACGGAGGAGCAAGCGAAGGCGCTGGCTCCGGCTATGAGCCTGTGCCGCAAGATCAAGTAAGTTCACACCTCCGGGGATCGAACCTTTCAATGTGCTCGGCACGCCTAATGTGAGATCCCTCCCCTACCACAGCTTGTCGGACAGCTCCTTGAGTCCTGGCGCTGTCACCCATCTGGCCTCGGCTCTCAGCGGAGGACTCACCGAGGAGCTGGACCTCTCTCACGTCCGCCTCGGCGAAGAGGAGTTCCGGCGCCTCTGCGAGGGACTCAGAAACTGCAAGCTGCGCGTTTTAAAGTAAGAAGGGAAGCgttcttttaaaaatgtgccttttttttaaagagctgaATTGAATTCCTCgatgttttttctcccccccaggCTTCTGGCATGCGAGCTGACCGAGGCGGTCTGTGGTGATCTGGCGTCCGCCCTGACCTCGGGCGCCGCCCAGCTGCGCGAGATGGACGTGAGGTTCAATCCCATCGGGGACCGGGGCTTCGCGAAACTGTGCAAGGCGCTGCAAAGTCCCCTCTGCAGACTCCAGGAGCTAAAGTACGTCCTTCATCCTCGGCGCCGCGAGCCTGACAGGCGGCGGCGTGTTTGAtttttgcactttttcttttgttgctctttttgtgtatttaaggCTGCAAAAGTGTGAGCTGACCGCCGCGTCCATGGAGGCCTTGTCGGCGGCTTTGCGTTCGGGAGGGTCGCAGTTGAGAAAAGTCGACCTGACGCAAAACGTGATCGGCGAGCAGGGGATGGAGGCGCTGAGCGGGTCCCTGCAGCACCCGCTCTGCAAACTGCGGGGCCTCGTGTAagtccaggggggggggggggcattaggtGATTGGAGAGACGTTCAAGTTACATGATCTGAAGCTGTCACTTAAAGGCACGGCGGGTTGGATTTCCGCTCGCTCCTCCCGTACCGAGACTGCAGGGCggtccagggggggggggggtttgcactCTACGGGGGCCCTCGGCTAACGA
It encodes:
- the LOC120828667 gene encoding NACHT, LRR and PYD domains-containing protein 12 codes for the protein MDKDSMLTHILQSEGPASLLGGQSPVTVINGSQHISPLTSGGPEARGPDGKADSGRPSLDSAIRTALSEGTRTVVLEGPDGSGKTTALQRLVVGWARGRHLQNFSFVFHFGLGRLNSLGGALSLEALMLRHHGHLLPGSVPQLLQDPEGVLFVFDDLDQWRHSLDPSALPHLCSDPGEEAPVSRLVAGLLHGSLLRGASFLVATRPAEGQKFPSGARLQVLGFLKPQREAYMEGFFSADPAAATTARRHMESTLGFYDICTSPRFCWTVCSVYKSLMDAGAKLPETLTQLYVEILARLIQSLQLNEARSRALVSALGKMASHCLLHQHSSCTKEEMDSFGFGQDLASVGVFLRVDGDGPVFSFHSQPMLEFNLATSFLLDASAAEGVEELLERHRGRADFLDVFLTGLSEPAQRRPLEAPLGELDPGRVADFARWFRSSSEATLKGRHKDQHRRRFHLLLQTQNESLVKEVAAASAQTGIGYGDPTLRDCVALNYVFSCLGEMELLNLYRTRDLTEEQAKALAPAMSLCRKINLSDSSLSPGAVTHLASALSGGLTEELDLSHVRLGEEEFRRLCEGLRNCKLRVLKLLACELTEAVCGDLASALTSGAAQLREMDVRFNPIGDRGFAKLCKALQSPLCRLQELKLQKCELTAASMEALSAALRSGGSQLRKVDLTQNVIGEQGMEALSGSLQHPLCKLRGLVLFDCQLSAACCPRLSEALMSDRCLLTELDLSLNNLGQEGALLLCHALRRPGCPIEKLSLSRCELTPPVFRELSSALRGGTSRLKSLVVGLNAVGDEGVKPLWEAVAHPSCVLEELDVEMTGLTDECARDLCAALRAGGALRSLELRNNSLTDASVPALVRAAQDSDSMQEMNLQYNDISEDVFDVMDECGKIRY